One Desulfobacterales bacterium genomic region harbors:
- the nrdR gene encoding transcriptional regulator NrdR, whose translation MKCPYCGSLENKVVDSRLNKDYTITRRRRACESCNQRFTTYERLEVMMPMLIKKDGRREAWDRHKLVEGLQKACEKRPVSMEEIDTFVDELERKLQDLGEREVPTQQVGQWVMEGLSHLDEVAYVRFASVYRQFKDINEFMDELKGLLATRK comes from the coding sequence ATGAAATGTCCCTATTGCGGTTCCCTGGAAAACAAGGTAGTTGATTCCCGGTTGAACAAGGATTATACCATCACCCGGCGGCGGCGGGCCTGTGAGTCCTGTAACCAGCGGTTCACCACCTATGAGCGGCTGGAGGTGATGATGCCGATGCTGATCAAAAAGGACGGCCGACGTGAGGCCTGGGACCGGCACAAACTGGTGGAGGGGCTGCAGAAGGCCTGCGAGAAGCGGCCGGTGAGCATGGAAGAGATTGACACCTTTGTCGATGAACTGGAGCGGAAACTCCAGGACCTGGGCGAGCGGGAGGTCCCCACCCAACAGGTGGGTCAATGGGTGATGGAGGGGTTGTCCCATCTCGACGAGGTCGCCTATGTCCGTTTTGCCTCGGTCTATCGCCAGTTCAAGGATATCAACGAGTTCATGGACGAACTCAAGGGGCTGCTCGCCACCAGGAAGTAG